GCAGAAACTGATGACGATAATTTAAGAGCCGAAAAGACCGAAACAATACCCGTACAAGTTGGTAGTATACTgagcaagataaaatatttaaaacatccAAAAAACAAAGTTATGGTATTTTTTCTTTAAAACACGCAGGTCAGAAAGTTTAACCACAATAAAAGACCATCAAAGTATATTCACTCGACCGGGAGAACAACCATATCCACATTGATGAAGAGTAGCAATACAAATCAATGCCAATTTTGTAACAACTAAACACACACCAAAAGCAGGGTAATAGCAGCTAAGCTCGATCATTGTTTCAATGTATTCAGAGCAATTCCCTAATCCTCTTCAGGTTGACTCTACAGCCCAAGATATCATTATACACATGAAAATTAAGCAAACCAATACTTATCCAATAAGGCAAGCATGATAGAACAAAAGGAAACCCTTTGGGCATGTAGCAAATTCTAGAAGTGGCATCTTGAAGTTTTGtattattcatcaaataataaaaagatgTTCATGGACCATGATATTTCAAATCAAACAAAAGAAAGAGCAAAAATTTTCCTTGATAAGTTTACAGAAATGATAATTTAACTAGTTATGTTCTCGGTTAGCTATGCCAATGACATATACTAAGAATCATTATCAACTAAAATCATAATTCCCCTCTCTTTGGCTGTGTCTACTAATCATTATcaacttgaaaatgataattttcATGTGATAGCATGACATTTTACAAAATACATGCAATGGCTAAAACTAGGTTACACGGTTTAAAAATTAAACCAACCAGAGAAATAAAATATGTGCAGGTGATTGTGAAGGCAAATTGAGATGTTCAACCCATGTTGTAGATCTTATGCAATATAACAAAACCAGGAAGTGTAAAATGCACAGACTAAACCGCAATCAATACCTTCAATGCATATAAACCTACCATTCATCGAGAGTTCAAATTACTCCAAAGATTTAACTTATTAACAAAATTTATCCTGCATGATTCCATATCTGTATAATTGTTGATTGGCCTCCAAATGCGAAATAAATGAAAGGGTGAGAAAAGTAGACAAATAATGAAGATCAGGAGTTACACAGACAAGAGATACTGAGTCTTCAGTCCAATTGGAATTTCAGAAAAGCCAGTTATCACCCATTAGGCAGAATTATTACTTTGCACCCACTAACAAGCTGAACTTGTAAATCCCTCCAGGGAAAGTAAAATACAGGTCTCAATAGATTGGATCAATCAGCAGCCCATCACAGCACAATTATAAACAAAGTTGCCCGAATGCTTGCTCGCAATCATGTTCCATACTGGTGGTTCCCCATTTGGAATCCAGGAGTTGAGCTCAATCATTCCTCCAAAGGAATCTCtggttccaccaatcactattagTCGTTCGCCACAGGCACGGAATGCAAGCCCCCAGCCATTCATTGAGACACAGCTTTCGGGCAACCTTCCCAATCCGACCCATGTATTATTCACTTTATTGTACTTCCTCAACTCCTTATCAGCATAATGAGCTGCATAAAGCTCGTTGTTCACCACGGCTACAAGTGGAGGTGCACCACTCGCACCGTTGAGTCCTGAAGACATGTCAGGGATCACCCTCCAAGAACGTCGCTCCAGATCATACTCTTCCCCACATGTCAGGACCTTTGTGTTACTGGCCATTCCACCAATGACATAAAATTTCCCATCCATGAATACCCCCGAGCACATCTTTCTTGCTCGGTTCATACTAGGTAAGGTCTCCCAGGTATGGGTCTCGGAATTGTAAATCTCTGCAGTGCTTACTATGTCACCCTGAGCATTGATTCCTCCAGCTATAATTGCTTTAACTCCCAGGCTAGCAGAGCCAAACAAGCACCTAGGTGAGTTCATAACCACACCAGGAGACCAGGAGTTAGTCAAAATGCTATATCTCAGCACAATATGGGAATTCACCTCCTTACCAAAAACAAGGAGCTCAGTGCCCACTGCAAGGGACTCCTTATCAGAGCACATGAAGCTCTCGGTAGGGGGCATCTTAGGAACCGTAATCCAGCGCTCACGATATGGATCATAAGCATCCCATTCATGGATGCTGCAGGAGAAATAGACCCAATGCTCAATGATATCCATCTTGCGACGTAGTTGGTAGAGCTCTCCGCTATGAATCAATGATCGGAACATACGATTGAGTGATGCGACAGCACCATAATCTGACCGAGAAAGGTGAAGAAGGCAGCTAATTATCAGCTCCCGGCCAAGCCTGCTGACAATGTTTGAATCGCTATACTTCCCATCGCTTCTGTGGTGATATGGACCGTCCAGAGGCAGCTCCATATCTTTGATATCAGGGGTTTCAGGCTGCTGTGGTGATCTATTCATTTTAACCTGACCTTCTAGCTGTCGTTCTTCAAATTTCTCATCCAGTCGACGTTTCTTGTTGCCCGAGGACTCATGGAAATAGTAATCCATGCAATGCCAATTTGATTCTTGTTCACGGGAGCTTCTGAACGACCTCGATATCAAATAAGAGCGGCCGTCCAACATAACTCCAAAGCTCAAACCCAATCAAAGCCTGAAATTTTCAATTAGTGGCCATGAAATACCTCCTTCTGTCCTCCCCGAAGTATAATCTGACTTGACTTGGACCACAAAGAAAGAGTAAGAACGAAATAGATAGGAAAAATTAGATTTTGTGTAGTCTCCTGTGCTAAGTGATCTAGAATACTTGCGCATAGATCGGTTACAAGGATAAgaaccaaaaaaaataaaaaccataaaaatccaatctttttGTGCGTTCCAGTATGCTCACCAACAGAAGCGGCGAATCACCGATCTGAGAGGCGAAAAAAATGCGAACCCTGGATAGAATCAGCGCGATTCCACAAAGGCTCTATAcgcaaaaggaaaagagaaggaaagaaccCAGAGACCAAAATCTCAGAACAACGAAACTCATGACAGAAATTAGCCGACGGGAACGAAGAAATTAGCTAAAAGATCCTAACTTCACTCGGATTCCCAGCCCTGAGATCGAAAAAACACAAGAAAAACCCAATTTTTGGTATCCTCGTATTTCTTTATCCAAAAACAAATAGAAAAAAACTTGGTTTTTTTGGTAGAGGCAAAGAGGATCGAGGGAGATGGAGATATCGAAGGAAGGAAGGGAACTCACGGATCGGTTTGGGGAATCAAGAGGCGAGGGAA
Above is a genomic segment from Musa acuminata AAA Group cultivar baxijiao chromosome BXJ3-4, Cavendish_Baxijiao_AAA, whole genome shotgun sequence containing:
- the LOC135636702 gene encoding F-box/kelch-repeat protein SKIP11-like — encoded protein: MLDGRSYLISRSFRSSREQESNWHCMDYYFHESSGNKKRRLDEKFEERQLEGQVKMNRSPQQPETPDIKDMELPLDGPYHHRSDGKYSDSNIVSRLGRELIISCLLHLSRSDYGAVASLNRMFRSLIHSGELYQLRRKMDIIEHWVYFSCSIHEWDAYDPYRERWITVPKMPPTESFMCSDKESLAVGTELLVFGKEVNSHIVLRYSILTNSWSPGVVMNSPRCLFGSASLGVKAIIAGGINAQGDIVSTAEIYNSETHTWETLPSMNRARKMCSGVFMDGKFYVIGGMASNTKVLTCGEEYDLERRSWRVIPDMSSGLNGASGAPPLVAVVNNELYAAHYADKELRKYNKVNNTWVGLGRLPESCVSMNGWGLAFRACGERLIVIGGTRDSFGGMIELNSWIPNGEPPVWNMIASKHSGNFVYNCAVMGC